ACTCGCGGGACGTCCACCACCGTCACGCCGGCCTCGTTGACGACATCAGCGGGGACCATGGCCGCAGCCCGGGCGAGCAGATCGGCAACATCCACCTGCGGATTATTCAATTTCGTCGCAGCATCAGCGCGACACCTCCCACCGGCGCTCGGATCTGCCGCCCCGGGTGTCACAACCCTCAGGCAGTGCAATCGAGTCGGTCAGCTCACACGAGGCCGTCGAGGTAGCCGACGTCCGTGGAGCCCGACGCGACGCGGACCCGATACCCCCAGCGCCGGAGGACCTGGGCGACCTTCGCGGCACCGGCCGGATTGGCGGAGTGGACGTTGATGACGCCGACATCGAAGGGGCAGTTGTCGAAGGCAGCCCGCTCCAGAACCTCCACGACCGGCCAGATCGTGTCGTCCCGCCGAGGTCGTGATCCAGCCACAGCTCATCCAGGTGCCGGCCGCGATACCGACCGAGGAGTTCAACTCCGGCGGCGCTGGTGCGGGCCACCTCCGCGCTACGGCCGTCCACGAACGAGCGGAGGTCATCGACCAGGACGATCGTTCGACGGGCATCCACGCGATAATGATGCCTGGCAACGTCATCCAGGGCCCCGGCAAAGTCAGGTGACGCCGAGTAGTGCCAGGGGTCGGGTGCTGTCGCGGGCGTGGTGTCGGTTGGCGGCGGCGATGTTGGTGACTCCGGTCAGGCGTAGGGCGCTGATGGCGGCGTTGCGGAGGGCGGCCATGACTTCGGGTCCGGTGCCGGTGCGGATCTGGGAGCGGTCTTCGTCGTAGGTGACGTCGCGGACCCAGTGGACCTTGTTCTCGATCGACCAGTGCCCGCGGATCCAGGCGGCCAGTTGTGCCGGTCTGGCGTGGTGGACGTGGAGGTCGGTGATGGCGTAGACGGTTTCGGTGGTGAAGCGTTTCGGCTGGTCGAGGCGGTGTCTGCGGCGGCGGATCTGGATGGCTTGGGCGGCGTGTGGGAAGTCGATGCCGGTGGAGATCGTCAGGATCTTGAGGGTGCGGATCTCGCGGCGGCCGTGTCCACGGTCGGTGTCGCGTGCGGCGTCGGGGACGGCCCGCCAGGGCAGGCCGGTGAGCTGGACGTGCAGGTGGGGCTGGTTGCCTTTGACGGTCAGGATCCAGTGTGCGCCGCGTTGCGCGAGGTAGGTGACGTGCTCGCGTTGGCAGTGCAGGGCGTCGGCGGTGATCACGGCGTCGCGCAGGTCGCTGATCTGGTCGAGTAGCGGTGCGAAGCGGGTGATCTCGTTGGTCTTGTCGTCGACGTCGACGCACGCGAGGACCACGCCGGTGGCCTGGTCGCAGGCGGTCATCACGTGCCGGGCCGGGGTGTCGGTGGTGCGGGAGCCGCGCAGGGCCTTGCCGTCGACGGCGATCGCCTGAGGGTTCGTCGGGGCAGCGGTGGTGGTCCGGCCGGCGAGCCATGCCCCGATCGCGGTGGTCAGCAACTGCGGGTCCACGGCCTGCAGCAGTCGACGGATCATCGCCTCGGACGGGCGTCGGTCGGGAGTCATGCCCAGGGCGAGAGCTGTCGAGGCCGGAACATCGGCGACCCATTCGGCGATCGCCGTGTAGGAGCGGTAGCCGGCGACCACGGCGCACACCGCTGCGGTGACCACGACTGTCAGCCGGTGCCGGACACCTCGCCGGGCCCGTGGATCAGGTAGACCGGCGAGCGCTCCGGGCAACCCACCAGCGGTCTCGGCAACGGTCAGAGCCGGTGCGCAGGACACCGACGAGATCAGCGATGATGGCAGCGCGGGCATGACTCACTTCGGACGATCACCGTGGCGTAGGAACCTTGATGATCTTCTGAACAGGTCATGCCCGTCTTGCTGCCACCGACAGCGGCGCTTCTACTCCAAGCCTCACAAGTCAGACACCGTCACGACTTTGCCGGGGCCCTGCGGGTCTGACACCTCACGTTGATCAGTCATCGTTGTCGTCAGCTTCGGCAAGAAGCTGCTCGGCATGGACAGCCGCCCACAGCTCGGCAGCAGTGAAAGCTGCTTTGAGGTCCGGATTTGTCTCGGTGGCCGCTGCCTGTGCGGCGGCCGCGCGAGCGTTGTTGAGCTCGTCGGACACGCCGTTCGAGAAGCCCCACGAGTGGAGCGTCATGGCGCCCGAGATGTCGGCGAGCACGCGCGTCGCCATGTTGCCGTTCAACAGGCGTGCCCTGACGAGTATGGTCCTGGCCAGGTCGGGGTGGCGTAGAGGCCACGCGCTGACGTCTCGGAGCGCCGACACCGTGTCCTCGAGCGCGGCATCGTCGAGCTCATCGACGGCCGTGGCGAGATGTTGGGCCTGAGCGGTCGTCATGCCACCCTTCATGGCGATCGAGATGACGATCGATGCATTCGCGGCTTTGCCATTGTGAGCGCGGTCGACCACCCAGTGCGTGAGCGCCTCGGCGTTTCGGTCGAAGGCGTCCGCGAAGCCATCGACGTCTGTCGGCAAGCGGCCGCCGTCCCCGTGCAGATTCTCGAGATGGTCAAGGACCAGGCGTGGGTAAGTGAGTGCTATGCCGGCGACGATCTGCTGAACGGTGTAATCGTTCCAGTCTGCGTGATTGATCAGGTCGAGAATCGCCGAGGCGTCTTCGTCGCTCTGGGTCTGGCCCCAGCTGAGCCCGTCGTAGCCGCATGCGCTCTGCAGTGCACTCGTCAGCGCGTGCGGTGAAGGTTGTTCGCTGAGCAGAAGGCGGGCCGTCGCGGCGGGCGCGGTAGCGAGCAACTTGTGGCTGCCCATGATGAAGCGGTCGCGTAGCTCGGGCTCGGCTTCCGCTATGCCCTCGCGGTGGATCTGCTCGAAGGGTGCCCCCCTGTCCGTCCAGGTGTACGTGGCGAAGGCGGTGCCGATGGCTAGACGCACGTCCGTGCGGTAGCTCGAAGCGTCAGCCAGCCAAGCGAGTAAACCGGTCGCGTCGTAGTCGGCCCAGGCATCCAGCAGCTGATGCAGACTCTGGTCGAGGACAGACGCAGGTCCGTCGGCGATCTTCCGAACCACGTGAGGGATGAGATCGGATCTCTGCTTGGCGAACTCCCGCCAGAGGGCCCACAGCGTAGGTGGCCTAGGTGCGGCCAGCTCGACCTCTACCGCGGAGATGCGGAGCGTTCGTACCAACTCAGGGATGCTGTCGGATGTCAGCCGCGTGACGACCTGCGCGACCGCGCGCTCATGCATTGCCGTCCGCTCCTCGATCCTGACTCGGCGCTGCTCGCTGTGTTCTGCATCGATCTCGTCTTGCGGCATGCCGGCTTCACGGGCGGCTCGCGCTGCTTCCGCTGCCCGTAGCTCATCGAGGGTTGCAACCATCATTCCGCGCCGGGTCGGGAAGCCTCGGAACGTGCTCAGGAGGACCTCTGCCAAGTCGTCGTCCCTGTTGTCGAGCGACGTCACGAGACTCAGCGCAGCATGGCGAACACGTACCGATCGAGCGTGCTCGGCTGTCCAACCGATCTCGTGGCGGATCAGTCGGCGGATCACGGCGCTGCCGGTGGAAACAGCCGCCGTCTCCACAGTCGTCACCGTGGCGAGATCGTCCTCTTCCCAACCGACAACCTCTTCTGTAGTCACGTTCCGGTTGGGCGGACCTGTCGGTTGACGGACCGCTGTGCCGAGGAGGCGAACAGCCTCCCCGGCTCGGCGCAGGTCAGTCCCGCTCGCTTGCCGGAGAAGCGTTGATCGGATCGCGTCTCGGATCGGGCGTGCCCATGTCACCGACACGGCGTACGGGCGCAGTGAAATGCGTCGGCGGGTCTCCGCGACGGTCCGGGTGCCATCCTTCGCGAGCAGGGGACGTAGCGCGAACATCGGCGTCGCGTGCCGCAGGTCGCTCGCCTGAGCGAGCTGCTTGTCGACCCACGCCACGATCCGGAGAGGAAACGACGGGTCCGGCAAGTCGCCGATGCTCGTGAGCCGGTCCTCGATGACCCGAACAACATGGCCCGGGTACTGGTTCGGTGGCTGTGAGTCATCGAGGTACAGCGACCACAGCGCGTCGAGGACCGTCTCGAGCGTCTCTGGGGCGTTGGCGGCGCACTGCCCGTACATCTCGGGCATGAGCCAGAGAACGTCCCTTGAGCTCTCGGCTCGGCCGAAGAACGGGTGCGCGGCTGCAGCATCGTCGACGGTTCGGTCCTGTTCCTGCAGTCGGACCCGGAGTTCCTCGAGCACTGTCAGGAACGGAACTGGCAGGGTGGTCGCCAAGTTGCGAAGCCCACGAAGCGCTCGATGCAACTCGACGGGTTCGGCACCGCGGAGCCAGTCCGCCACTGACTCCCAAATCGGCCCGATGACCGATGGCCCGTCTCGTTGACCGAGCCGCCAGTCGAGTTCCGCGAGCGTGGTCACGAGCCGGTCGTCGGAAGGGTTGCCGAAGGCTTCCCACAGCTGCTGGGCGAAGTTGGTCGCGTGGCGCCCGACCGCGGCCGAGGTTTCCAAGATCTCGTCCGCGAGCACGTCGGGGACTACGCGGGTCAGTCCGCCGCGCGTCACCAGGACGCCGCGATCGTGCAAGCTCCGGCAGAGGCGCAGCAGGTCACCCATGTCCAATTCAACAAATCGGGCGATGTCTGTGCGCAGTGTGTCGTCGGTGTCGTCGATCGGGCCGAGAGCCGCGAAGACGGCGAGTGTTCGTCGCACGGTGCGGTTTGGTACGCCCTCCAACTCGCCGGTGGCAACTTCCTGGTACCGGGCGAGAACCTGCTGGCGAAGGGCGTTATCGGCCTTCAGGGGCGCGGTCAACCGGCCGCTACGGATCAGGTTGACGCCGATGACCGCCACGTGCGGCGAGTCAACGGCTTGGCCGGCGAAGTACTCCTGCGCCGCTAAGGTCAGGTCGAGCCCGTCGGCGATGCTGGTGACCAGCTTGCGTGCGTCCCGGCGGCTCAGCTCTCCGACCGGGATCGTCTCGACCTGAGCCGGCGCGAACCGGGCGTTGATGATCTCGGCCTGCACGGCGGCGACCCCGGATGTCCGGGAGCCGAGGACAACCTGCGTGCCCTCCGTCAGGCGCGCGTAGGTGAGCAGCGCTGCGAGGGCGGCCGGGTCGCGGTGCGCGTCGTCGACCAGCACGACAGCCGGTGTGAGAGGAAGTTCGTCGATTGCTGCCTGGTCGAGGCTGCGTCCGGGTGAAAGGCAGACGACCGGAACCTGGGGGTGGGCCTGCTCGAACTCTGCCAATGCTTCAGTGAGCAACCGCGTCTTGCCGCGGCCCCCGGGGCCGGCAACAACGACGACCGTCGGGAAGTCCGCTGATCGGTCGAGTGCGGTCCGTAGCGCGGCGAGCTCGGCGTCGCGGCCGATGCGGGGTCCACGGTCGTTGAGCGGCGCGTCCTCTTTCATACGATCTGCGACGAAGGTGTCGAGACTAAGGAATGCGTCGGTGCCGGGAACACCAAGAAGGAACTGTCGGGTCGGTCGGTCCCACGTCGCATCGAGGACGTCCCGTCGCTTATGCAAGGGGAGATCGTCTAACATGCGTCCGAGGGCACGCTGATCAAGTAGCTGCCACTTGGAGTGCTTCTTGATCTCCATCCTGGCGTCGCGCGATGCCTCCCCGGAGAACACCAGGTAGTACTCGTCAGCCTGGAAGGTGCAGACGCGCACGACTTCCCGGACGTGTGCCGGCGTCAGCTTGTCGTATCGCTTGCACTGCCAAGCGGCGGTCTTTCCGTCGCTGTATTCACCCTCGAAGTCGACGCCGTCCTGAAAGTCGCCTCGCCGGCCCCAACGCTCCACCCGGGTCACCCGCCGAGCCGACCCCGAGCAAAATCTACTCGCACTCAGCAGGCGCTCGGTAAA
The sequence above is a segment of the Micromonospora sp. WMMD882 genome. Coding sequences within it:
- a CDS encoding ISAs1 family transposase, whose amino-acid sequence is MPALPSSLISSVSCAPALTVAETAGGLPGALAGLPDPRARRGVRHRLTVVVTAAVCAVVAGYRSYTAIAEWVADVPASTALALGMTPDRRPSEAMIRRLLQAVDPQLLTTAIGAWLAGRTTTAAPTNPQAIAVDGKALRGSRTTDTPARHVMTACDQATGVVLACVDVDDKTNEITRFAPLLDQISDLRDAVITADALHCQREHVTYLAQRGAHWILTVKGNQPHLHVQLTGLPWRAVPDAARDTDRGHGRREIRTLKILTISTGIDFPHAAQAIQIRRRRHRLDQPKRFTTETVYAITDLHVHHARPAQLAAWIRGHWSIENKVHWVRDVTYDEDRSQIRTGTGPEVMAALRNAAISALRLTGVTNIAAANRHHARDSTRPLALLGVT
- a CDS encoding restriction endonuclease, giving the protein MHAEWRWTPMPADGPLPGKNPRLPPTPSLSEYELEDFTERLLSASRFCSGSARRVTRVERWGRRGDFQDGVDFEGEYSDGKTAAWQCKRYDKLTPAHVREVVRVCTFQADEYYLVFSGEASRDARMEIKKHSKWQLLDQRALGRMLDDLPLHKRRDVLDATWDRPTRQFLLGVPGTDAFLSLDTFVADRMKEDAPLNDRGPRIGRDAELAALRTALDRSADFPTVVVVAGPGGRGKTRLLTEALAEFEQAHPQVPVVCLSPGRSLDQAAIDELPLTPAVVLVDDAHRDPAALAALLTYARLTEGTQVVLGSRTSGVAAVQAEIINARFAPAQVETIPVGELSRRDARKLVTSIADGLDLTLAAQEYFAGQAVDSPHVAVIGVNLIRSGRLTAPLKADNALRQQVLARYQEVATGELEGVPNRTVRRTLAVFAALGPIDDTDDTLRTDIARFVELDMGDLLRLCRSLHDRGVLVTRGGLTRVVPDVLADEILETSAAVGRHATNFAQQLWEAFGNPSDDRLVTTLAELDWRLGQRDGPSVIGPIWESVADWLRGAEPVELHRALRGLRNLATTLPVPFLTVLEELRVRLQEQDRTVDDAAAAHPFFGRAESSRDVLWLMPEMYGQCAANAPETLETVLDALWSLYLDDSQPPNQYPGHVVRVIEDRLTSIGDLPDPSFPLRIVAWVDKQLAQASDLRHATPMFALRPLLAKDGTRTVAETRRRISLRPYAVSVTWARPIRDAIRSTLLRQASGTDLRRAGEAVRLLGTAVRQPTGPPNRNVTTEEVVGWEEDDLATVTTVETAAVSTGSAVIRRLIRHEIGWTAEHARSVRVRHAALSLVTSLDNRDDDLAEVLLSTFRGFPTRRGMMVATLDELRAAEAARAAREAGMPQDEIDAEHSEQRRVRIEERTAMHERAVAQVVTRLTSDSIPELVRTLRISAVEVELAAPRPPTLWALWREFAKQRSDLIPHVVRKIADGPASVLDQSLHQLLDAWADYDATGLLAWLADASSYRTDVRLAIGTAFATYTWTDRGAPFEQIHREGIAEAEPELRDRFIMGSHKLLATAPAATARLLLSEQPSPHALTSALQSACGYDGLSWGQTQSDEDASAILDLINHADWNDYTVQQIVAGIALTYPRLVLDHLENLHGDGGRLPTDVDGFADAFDRNAEALTHWVVDRAHNGKAANASIVISIAMKGGMTTAQAQHLATAVDELDDAALEDTVSALRDVSAWPLRHPDLARTILVRARLLNGNMATRVLADISGAMTLHSWGFSNGVSDELNNARAAAAQAAATETNPDLKAAFTAAELWAAVHAEQLLAEADDNDD